The Nocardia vinacea genome contains the following window.
GCGCCACCGGACCGGCCAGCACCGGCAGCACGACCTCGGCGGGATCACCGGAGGTCAGCGGGCTCAAACTCCACCACGGCAGACCGTGTGCATTTGCGCTGTCATGGATTTCGGGCAGCGCGCGGTAACCGGAGGCGGCCAGATCGAGTCCGTGTCCGCCCAGCGGCGCGGCACCGCCGAACGAGGCGGCGGTCCACGATGCCTCCAGGAACTCCTCGCCGGTGCGCACCAGATCGGCTGCGCGCGTGCGGATCTTCTCCGGATCGCACAGCAGCAATTGGGTGCCCTCCGGCAAAACCTCGGTGAGCAGCCGCAATTCGCCGGGCTGCAGCACCGGCAGCAGCGCCTCCATCCCCTCGACCGGAATGCCCTCGGCGAGCTTCTCCAACATCTCGACCAGCGCCGCATCGGCGGCGTTCGCCACCGCGACCTCGGCGGCGCGCTCGCGAACAGCCTGGGTGAGCAACAGTTCTCGACACGGCGTCGCGACGACGACATCCGCCGTCAGATCGGTCAGCGAGCGCTGGTCGGCGACCGCGAAGGGCCGCAGCTCGGTCACCTCGTCGCCCCAGAACTCCACGCGCACCGGATGATCGGCGGTCGGCGGGAACAGATCGAGGATGCCGCCGCGCACCGCGAACTCACCGCGTTTGCCGACCATATCGACGCGGGTGTAGGCGAATTCGATCAGGCGCAAGAGCAATTCGTCGAAATCGAACTCGGCGCCGACGCGCAGCACGATCGGTTCGATATCGCCGAGGCTCGCAGCCATCGGCTGCATCAGGGAGCGAACGGTCGTCACCACGACCCGCAGCGGTTCCGGGAATACCGGATCTTCCGGATGCGCCAGCCGCCGCAGCACCTCGAGCCTGCGCCCCACGGTGTCGGCACCCGGCGACAGCCGCTCATGCGGCAGCGTCTCCCAGGACGGGAACTGTGCGATCGCCGCGCCGAGGATTTCCTCCAGCTCGACCGTCAGATCGTCGGCTTCGCGCCCAGTCGCCGTCACCACCACCAGCGGCCGCTGGGCGGCGATCGTCGCCGCGACGAACGGCCGCACCGCCGACGGCCCGACCAACTCGACCGGCGACTTCCCGACCAGGTCAGCGACGGTCCGCAAGGCCGAATCGGCCCCGGCCACCGCGGCCAGTCCGGCAAGAGGTGGACGGTGGGTGGACATCGAACACTCCTGAGCTCAGGCGGGGTTTAGGACGGCCAACCGAGTCTAGGCTCCCCCGCCACCCCGAGTCATTTGCCGGTCGTCAGGTGCCACCACACAGTCGTAGCGGGCCGGCGGCCGAGCGGGAGGTCGAGTTCTGGGCGTACCCGATGAGTTACCCATGTGCTCACGAGATCAGTCGACACGTCACAACCTACCAACGCGCTGTGACACGTTTTACGGCACGTAGCGGCGTAGGCGGCGGGCGGCGAATTCCCGGAAGTACGAGAGCTTCTCCGGGGGCACGATCGCCGGGAGCAGGAAGTACCAGGCCCGTTCCATCCGGGTCGCCATCTGATCGATCGAATCGGTGCCGACCGCCGTGATATGCACGCCCGCGGTCATTTCCTGCAGTAGCAGACCGATCACCTCGGCGTCCAGATCGGCCTCGAGGTCGCCCTGGGCGATGGCCCGCTCGGATAGTACGCGGTAGGTATCGCCCCAGGTCTTGGCGATATTGTCGCCCTGGGCGCCGCGGTAGTCGCCGATCTGATGGGTCAGCTTGAGCATCGCGCCGACCATCGGATCGTTCATGGATAGGTCCGCGACGACATAGGTGATCCCGATACATGCCTCGAGCGCGGGCACTCTCGGATCGAAGAAACCCTGGCACGAACTGACCAGACGTTCATTGCCCTGGTCGACCACGGCGCGCGCTAGCTCTTCCTTCGAACCGAAGTGAAAGTACAAGGCGCCCTTGGTCACGTTCGACTGCGCGATGATCTCGCTCAGGCTCGCATTCGCATATCCCAAGCGCAGAAAGACATCGGCAGCGCCCGCCAGAACGGAATCGCGGGTGATCTCCGCGCGCGCTTGCCTAGCCATCAGATCCGCCTGTCATCCTTAAAACCAGCCATCCTGAAGTAGACCGACATCCCGAAGTAGACCGACTTACCGCTCGAACAGCACCCTGAGGATGGGTGAACCGTACCACCAGGTGAGCGCGCGCCAGCGAATTCGAGCATTCGGACGGGCATACTGCGCAATTTGCTGGCTACCACTGCGGTCAATCCCCCCGACCGGCGCGCCATTCCGAGCTCAGCTGCGGTTCGGCTTCCAAATGACTGAGGCCATTCCAGCACAGGTTCACCAGATGTGCCGCCACAACCTCTTTCGACGGTGTGCGTTCGTCCAGCCACCAGGTCGCGGCGGTCGAGACCATGCCCACCAATGCCTGCGCGTACAAACCGGTCAGACTGGTATCGAAGCCGCGGCGCTCGAAATCGCCGCCGAGAATATGCGCGACCTGGTTGGTGGCCTCGTTGAGCAGGCTCGAGTAGCGGCCCTCCGCGGTAGCTGCGGGCTGGTCGCGCACCAGGATTCGAAATCCGTCGGTGCGTTCCTCGATATAGGTCAGCAGTGCGAGCGCGACCTGTTCGAGCCGAATTCTGGACCGATTCTGGGTGAGCGAGGAGGTGATCATATCCAGCAGCATCGACATCTCGCGGTCCACGACCACGGCGTAGAGCCCCTCCTTGCCGCCGAAGTGTTCGTACACCACGGGTTTGGAGACCTGGGCCCGCTGTGCGATCTCCTCGATCGAGGTCGCGTCGTAGCCGCGCTCGGCGAATATTGCGCGACCGATCTCGATCAACTGCTGCCGCCGCTGAGTACCCGTCATCCGCGGCCGGGACACCCTGGGCGGCTCACCCGAAGACACCGTCCCGCCTCCTCGCGCATGCCAATAGTCGTCGGCCCCAACTGTTCCAGACAGCTCTAGCTCCCCTACCGTCACCCCTGTCCGGCCAGAGCGACAACTGATCTCGGACGCACATGGGTAACTCGTCGGGTACGCCCAGAATCCAGCCCCGACCTGGCCGCCAGCCCGCGACGGAAGCGGTCGAAGCACCCAACGGCCGGCAAAGGTTCCGGGGAGGCGGGGGAGTATTTGCCCAGATAATGCGAACGGTGCGGACAGATCGGGGCGATGGGTACCCCCTAATTCGGCGAAGCAGTTCGACGAACGGGAGGTCTTCATGCGAGGATTCATGCCGTGCCGCTGGCGCAGTGGCGGGTTTCGCAGATCCCGCCGGTGTGACAATCCGCCGTAGTGTAATGGCAGCACCTCTGATTTTGGTTCAGATAGTTCAGGTTCGAGTCCTGGCGGCGGAGCACATCGGCACGATGGCTTATCGTTGGCCGCGCACATCGCTGACCAAGCACGACGACAGCCCCAAGCAC
Protein-coding sequences here:
- a CDS encoding TetR/AcrR family transcriptional regulator, with the translated sequence MARQARAEITRDSVLAGAADVFLRLGYANASLSEIIAQSNVTKGALYFHFGSKEELARAVVDQGNERLVSSCQGFFDPRVPALEACIGITYVVADLSMNDPMVGAMLKLTHQIGDYRGAQGDNIAKTWGDTYRVLSERAIAQGDLEADLDAEVIGLLLQEMTAGVHITAVGTDSIDQMATRMERAWYFLLPAIVPPEKLSYFREFAARRLRRYVP
- a CDS encoding TetR/AcrR family transcriptional regulator; the encoded protein is MTGTQRRQQLIEIGRAIFAERGYDATSIEEIAQRAQVSKPVVYEHFGGKEGLYAVVVDREMSMLLDMITSSLTQNRSRIRLEQVALALLTYIEERTDGFRILVRDQPAATAEGRYSSLLNEATNQVAHILGGDFERRGFDTSLTGLYAQALVGMVSTAATWWLDERTPSKEVVAAHLVNLCWNGLSHLEAEPQLSSEWRAGRGD